The Salvelinus namaycush isolate Seneca chromosome 11, SaNama_1.0, whole genome shotgun sequence DNA window CTGATAATATACAGTTGTTTCTGTATGGACAGCCTATGGGGAGGGTTTCTAAGTACAAATATTTGGGTCTATGCTTCAATGAGAGATATACATGGAAAGATCATGTCATAAATGTTGAAACCAAGTGTAAGAAGGTGGTGAATCTTATGCGCTCGGTCTCTGGTTATGAATGGGGTGATGACAGACCATTGTTGATGGATATTTATAGAGCTCTGATCGGGACCACATTGATTACGGGTGTATAGTTTATGGAACAGCGGCGAAGACTTGGCTTCAGAGGCTGGACAGAATCCAGTATATAGCTTTAAGGATATGTATTGGTGCATTTAAATCAACATCTGTATGTGCATTACTAGTGGAGGCAGGTGAGATGCCTTTGGATATACAGAGTAAAAAACTGTCATTAGCTTATTGGGTTAGGCTGAAAGGCTGTGAGGTTGCGCATCTcactgctactgttctagatgACTGATGGGAATATACTAGTAGACAAGGCAGTGGGTTTGGTTGGACAGATGGAAAGCTTGCTCATGAGAGTGGTTTGAGGGAGTTGGAGGTTGGCCCTTCTGTGCTGATAGGGCATGTTCCTCTGTGGTTAATCCCAGATCCTGTTTATCTAACCTTGGTAGAGAATAAAATATTGGTCAGAAGTCAGTGATTTTAAGGAAACTGGTTGACAATTACATTGGTAGAAGTTGTTATGCCTTTTTACTGCTTTTCACAGATGGATCCAAGGACCCAGATAGTAGGCGCACAGGAGCAGGCATTTATGTTCTTGAATTTAATGTGCAGATATGTAGAATACTAACAGACCAACTGTCAGTATACTCAGTTGAACAGTTGGCGATAGTAATTGCCCTTCAGTGAGTGGAGGACGTTCAACCTGTCAGAATGATATATAATATGCTCAGATTCTCTGTCTATATTGAATAGTTTATCATCTGGCAAATCTAATAGGAGTGACCTACTATTGGAGGAATTCATGTTATTATGGAGAATTAAGATACTGGGTGAAGTAGTGAGATTCTGCTGGGTCCCAGCCCATTTGGGTGTGGAAGGTCAGAGACTTTTTGTGTGGCAGAAAAGATGGGACCCTGAGCCCAGGGTCCGGCATTTATATTCCCTCCAAAGAAAGGTTGGTGGACCAAGATTCAAAGGTCAgattaggaaggaagaggtggtaTTTGCTTGACGTGTCTAGGACATTATACATTGAACTCGTCTTTACATCTTGTTGGCAAGCATGTGACTGGTTTGTGTCTGGAGAGTATGGTCGATGAAACGATGGAGCATGTGTTATATTGTTGCAAGTatgttgaagagagggaaagatttAAGTGTAAGGTCATTGAGGTTGGACAGGGTTGGGGGGTTTGGAAGGGATTTGGGGCATGGTCTATTAGAAGTTAATaggctttttttctctctctcagaagTGCTGAGTTAGGTTGGAGGATTTAGAAATGTAGAACTAATGTTGTAAACCATGATTGTCCATACACTCCAGCACAGTAGATGGCGGCATGCACCTTTAACATTTGTTTGCTGACCGCCATTATATGATAGAAGAAGATTTAGACTCGGAagtagatagctaacgttagctaggtttaTTTTGCAGACATTTAAATTGgctgatgtagctagctagcttttagaATAACATTTACATTAACTCGTTTTTAAACGACACTCAAAATGTCTAACTGTATCGCCCTTCAGACACAACTAACCTCGATCATGGAGGTTTTAGCCAAATCAGCTGTGTCAGAAATCGCCAAACTTATCGATGACAACTGTGCTGTATTACATTTCGAAATATCTCGGAAGCATAATGAAAATGAAATTCTGCGGAGAAAACTGCTCCTGATGGATAATGAACTGAAGATTGCGCGGATTCCACGACAAACTGGTGAGTACTGTACCAGTTAACGTTACtgttatgttagctagttaacgttagctccAAAGCGCTCAGTCGTACAGACTAGGCCTATATTGTTATTTGCTATTCTAATACCTAGCTAAGTATTTATGTGGTGGTGTTTATTCAAGGAAAACATTAGATAGAGAAATATAGATGTTATTGGGCCGATTGTTGTTTTGAAATGTAGTTGTCAGGCTAACGTTACCTACCAGCTAGCTCAGGACACCACAGAGCAGACGCTAGATATGGCTCAGAAAAcgtacctcaatccagggatggAAGATGACGCTGTAATCCTAATTTTCCCATTATCAAAATGTTACATCGAAAATATTGAAATACTGCTATTTCTTTATTAAACTGCCTTTGTCGTCCCAATGTTAGTCTACCTAGGCTATAGCAGCCCATGGATTCCGTGAAAATACGACGCCTAGCGTTGAGGTGAGTAGCTACCTGAAGTGTTGTGGAATCCAATGGGTTGCTTTAGTCTAGCATGAGGACAAAAAGGGCAGTTTAAGTAAAAGCGATCAGTATTTCAGTCTTCTCAGTGTATAATTTTGGACAATTATAGTAGTACAGCGCCATCTTCTATCCCTGGATTGAGGAACGTTGGTTAGAAAActcggggctcccgagtggtgcagcggtctaaggcactgcatcttagtgcttgaggcgtcactacagacaccctggttcaaatccaggctgtatcacaaccggccgtgattgggagtcccatagggcggcgcaacaatttgttcttaactgacttgcctaattaattaaaggttacacacacacacacacacacacaacgttttCTGAACCATATCTCGCGCCGGCTCTGGACCATACTGGGAAGATGTACTTACAGCAACCATAAATAAGGTCGGAATCTTATGGTTGCCTACCTGTCAAAAAAATACTACTGGAGAGTCCTGGGAGTGTCCTTTATGTCTGTAATAATTTGCTGTTTCAGAGAAATACATGGACAGCTGTGCTTCAGACTGGAGACCCAGTCAACGAGGAGATGAGGATGTGTTTGGGTCAGCTTTGGGAGAAGTCAAGGTCTGTGCTCCATAGACTGATTCTTGTGTAGTTGAATCAGAGATTGGTAGTATCGTATTCCTTTCGGCTCCGAGTAGACCGAAGGGCCTTGACGGTGCATGTCTGTTGAGGCCCTTTGACAACTAGGAGCCGAAAGGGATACAACGTCTCTAGAAAAACCATAACCCAATTAAATCTTACAGACTTGAAACCTGACAAATTGACAATGCATACTGTTTAAAAGTTTCGTACTTCTAGTTTGCAGAGATAGAAACCCCTTTCATTAAGGTAGAGAGACAGGATGATGGATCATGGAGACGGGAGCAACACAGAGAACCAAATGGACATGGTAACTGAATTCATTGGGCCATTGGACATGGTAACTGCATTCTTCGGGCAGGGCAACTGCATTCATTGGGTTCATTGGACAGGCCTACTTCTGTTCAAAACACtggctctgtcccaaatggtaccctattccctatatagtgcactacttttgaacaggggcCCATAAAGCTTGGGTTAAAtggagtgcactatgtaggggatagggtgggTTTGGGCTACTTTGTTTCCAAACAGTGTTCTACTGGCCATGGTGTTGAACCTTCATTTGATAACATTTGCTTtccaattatatattttttgggacATATAAGAAGGACATGCAATTCTTGACATACTGTAAGTAACTACAAATATATCCTTTCTTTTGCTTTGCAATTATAACGATTGTCTTTGCACCTTATATCTAGGAAACACCACATACGGCAATAATGCCATTCAGAAGCTTCCCATTGGGAATCATCAGGACTTGGAAGAAGAAGAGAATCAGGACCCACTAATCCTCCTGGAGGAGCAGCTGGCAGAAGGTCAAGAGAAGCTTAGTGAGCTGTGCCAGTCTCAGTCTGGGCACTGTGGCGAGGAGGAGACCAGTGTTCTAGAGTTTGTAATAAAGACTGAGAAGGAGGAAGAACATTCTGGATTCAGTCAGGCTGGATGTCAGAGGAGCACAGTAAAGCAGCAGAACCCCTTGAGCTCTGAGTTTGTAATGGATGAAAGAGACAGTCAACTGTGGTCGTCTATAGTTCAAGGGAACGATGACATAGTCATAGAGACTGACTTTCCTGATTTCTCTTATGTAGCCGAGCAGTATTCAGAGAGTTTTCCAGATCGCTCCGTGGCTCAGCCCCAGCCACAGCCCCTCTCTAGCCCAGTGGAAGGCCCTAGTAAATCAGCCAGCTCACCTTTACAGAGACCGTGCAATGGATCAATGTACAACAAAGTCTTTCAGAAAGAGAAAGTAAGTGCATCTCAGTCTGTGTCTAGTTCTTTTCAGTGCCGACCGCAGATCAACCATTCACAGCAGCAGACCAGGCAGAGAGATCAGGTGTTCTCCCAGAGGGATAATCCCATCCCACCGTCCAGGCCTCAAGACACTGGACACACAGCAGAGCGAAGCTTTGGACTGGGTGACACTGGCAGACCAACTGCCTCCCATTTAGGGATTCGATTGAACAATAACACTTTTACACCAGGTGGCCTCAGAAGCTTCACTATGCCTCATTATAATTCAAAGAATCACTGGGGTACAGCCATAACAGAGAAGGTTTTCAGTTGCTCGCAGTGCGGCAAGAGTTTTAGTCGCCTGTCCTATCTCAAGATACATCAGCGAAGTCACACGGGAGAGAGGCCGTTTCGGTGCACCGTCTGCGGGAAGAGTTTTCACTGCTCCTCGCACCTGACTATACACCACCGCATTCACACGGGAGAAAGACCCTATAGCTGTGCCACGTGTGGGAAGAGGTTTACCCAGCAGAGCAGTCTCAAGACACACCAGAGTGTCCACAGTGGAGAGAGACCGTATGGTTGCTCTCAGTGTGGCAAGACTTTCACTCTTCTGCACCATCTGAAAAGGCACAGGATTATTCATGCTGGGTATAGCTGAGTGggtcttattattattattaaacctCTATCCAGGAAGTCCGTAAATATGGTCCTCAAAGCTGAGTTTATTTGTTTTACTTTAAAAATTAAAATAGTTCAATAAAAATTTGAACTTTGATGTTTTATGCTAATTTCAACACTACAGAAACATTTCATGAAATAAAATACACAGTGAATAGTTTTGCATCAGGCCTTTTAATAAACTGTATGAAAATCGGTACGCTCCATAATCAAGTATTCTGGCTAAATGTTTTGTCATTACCTATTCATGTCATATAACAGtgggtgtgtcccaaatagcaccgtcttctctatatagtgctctactttcgACTACGGCCCATAGATGCACACAGTATGCTGTGGAACCAATTCATAATCAGGGAAACCTTTGTAGAGTCTTGACTGCTGTATTGGATTGTAAATTGTGTAAATCTCTACACACCAGAGGGCAGTGGTACTCAACTTtcagaacagagcaaactaatAGTCACCCTAGTGCAGTTTTGCTACAGGAACTAACCCCCATTTGAAGTTCTCCTTTACTGTAATGGCAAACCACTCATTTCAGCAGAGCGGGGTCAAAGAGAATATAGAAAACCTCTCCACAGAGTTGTCCTATTACAGAAATAGTGGTGCTATGATGCTTTTCCAATAAGTAAGGGCTTTGcagatatatactgaacaaaaatataaacgcaacatgcaacaatttcaaagattgtactgagttacagttcatagaaggaaatcagtcaattgaaataaattcattggggctctaatctatggatttcacatcacttggcaggggcgcagccatgggtgggcctgggaagacataggcccacccacttgggagccaggaccacccactggggagctaggcccagccaatcagaatgagtttttccccagaaactggctttattatagacagaaatactcctcagacgatcccgcaagtGAAGAAGCAGGAtgcggaggtcctgggctgacgtggttacacgtTGTCTGTGGTTGGGAGGCcaagttggatgtactgccaaattctctaaaatgacgttagAGGTGGCTTgtgatagagaaattaacattaaattctctggcaacagcttttattttttgttcagtatacatttgaAAAGTTACAGTATGATCTGAAGCTGCTGTTTTAAGCATAGCAGAGTAACTTTGCAACAGTTAACTTCAtgactagcctgggtaccagtctgtttagctaatGTTCCACTCCTTGTCATATGCCATGGAGTataaggagtggaatgttagccaaacagactggtacccaggctacgaCATGGGTCAATGTTGATGtggctatgtgtgtgtgcatagtttCACATCTCTGGGGCGGAACCTTTAGTACACAGCAGATACAGTATAAATGCCCTTTACAGAGCAAACAATGGCCTGAGCATTCCTCCCCATTTACAAACACTGACGTCACTTCCTGATTACTGTTCCCACCGGAGTAAAGTGAAGATGCTTCTGGACGCTGATccagtttagcattttccccaccaatggttaaggttaggattggggaaggGGAAGCTGATCTTTGagctgtacctaggggaaactttaCACCGGAGTGCTTCAACTACAGCTTCTAGTTTTGCCAAGGAACA harbors:
- the LOC120056159 gene encoding zinc finger protein 260-like gives rise to the protein MSNCIALQTQLTSIMEVLAKSAVSEIAKLIDDNCAVLHFEISRKHNENEILRRKLLLMDNELKIARIPRQTEKYMDSCASDWRPSQRGDEDVFGSALGEVKFAEIETPFIKVERQDDGSWRREQHREPNGHGNTTYGNNAIQKLPIGNHQDLEEEENQDPLILLEEQLAEGQEKLSELCQSQSGHCGEEETSVLEFVIKTEKEEEHSGFSQAGCQRSTVKQQNPLSSEFVMDERDSQLWSSIVQGNDDIVIETDFPDFSYVAEQYSESFPDRSVAQPQPQPLSSPVEGPSKSASSPLQRPCNGSMYNKVFQKEKVSASQSVSSSFQCRPQINHSQQQTRQRDQVFSQRDNPIPPSRPQDTGHTAERSFGLGDTGRPTASHLGIRLNNNTFTPGGLRSFTMPHYNSKNHWGTAITEKVFSCSQCGKSFSRLSYLKIHQRSHTGERPFRCTVCGKSFHCSSHLTIHHRIHTGERPYSCATCGKRFTQQSSLKTHQSVHSGERPYGCSQCGKTFTLLHHLKRHRIIHAGYS